In a genomic window of Aggregatimonas sangjinii:
- a CDS encoding ankyrin repeat domain-containing protein produces MNRKQFLYSAGSAGLVLSAIPLFSFNPQDGEKLDPKMVQEFVGASHKDIEKVKSMLEEQPNLLNAAHDWKMGDFETGLGAASHVGYKDMVRLFLDKGAQANIFTACLFGKIDIVKPMLATFPNTLHAKGPHGFTLLHHAEKGGDEALEVKELLMSLGATETKVALY; encoded by the coding sequence ATGAACAGAAAACAATTTTTATACAGCGCAGGAAGTGCGGGTTTGGTATTGTCTGCAATACCATTATTTTCCTTTAATCCCCAAGATGGTGAGAAACTCGACCCGAAGATGGTTCAGGAATTTGTGGGTGCGTCGCATAAGGATATCGAAAAGGTAAAATCAATGTTGGAGGAGCAACCAAACTTGTTAAATGCGGCCCACGACTGGAAAATGGGTGATTTTGAAACGGGGTTGGGCGCTGCGAGCCATGTGGGATATAAAGACATGGTTAGATTATTCTTGGATAAAGGTGCCCAGGCCAATATTTTTACGGCTTGCTTATTCGGGAAGATCGACATCGTAAAACCAATGCTCGCCACTTTTCCAAATACGCTACATGCCAAAGGGCCCCATGGGTTTACGTTGTTGCACCATGCCGAAAAAGGAGGGGATGAAGCTCTTGAGGTAAAGGAGTTGCTGATGTCATTAGGAGCGACGGAAACCAAAGTTGCTTTGTATTAA
- the nhaC gene encoding Na+/H+ antiporter NhaC — MQDEPQDQHRENENIVENKELSIWEALFPVVILVGMLAYNVYVFKDDALSGSNQFILLLGGAVAAIVGYFNKISYKKMMKEVAENVKSTSSALLILLMVGALSGTWLISGVIPSMIYYGLQVLNPTIFLGACVFICAIISIATGSSWTTSATVGIALIGIAEALGISLGMTAGAILSGAYFGDKLSPLSDTTNLAPAMAGGELFSHIRYMTITTVPTILVTLTVFIIIGLTIETNGTTDTEAILASIDRSFNITPWLFLVPVVVIGLILKKTPPLLALLIGTLLGGVFALIFQPGIVATIGGSDTLTFESAYKGILNAITVKSNVASDSEALADLFSSKGMSGMLGTIWLIVCAMVFGGIMDGIGALSRITKSLLSMAKSTFGLFASTVGSCLALNVTASDQYLAIVVPGKMFSKAYADRGLAPENLSRTLEDSGTVTSVLIPWNTCGAYHSGVLGVSVTDYFFYAIFNWLSPFMTLLFAALNIKIKMLTASK, encoded by the coding sequence ATGCAAGACGAACCGCAGGACCAACATAGAGAAAATGAGAACATAGTAGAAAATAAGGAGTTGAGCATTTGGGAAGCCTTATTTCCAGTTGTAATCCTGGTAGGTATGTTAGCGTATAATGTATATGTCTTTAAGGATGATGCGCTAAGTGGCTCTAATCAGTTTATACTTTTATTGGGCGGGGCTGTAGCGGCCATTGTAGGGTATTTCAATAAGATATCTTACAAAAAAATGATGAAGGAGGTGGCCGAGAACGTGAAATCGACCTCGAGCGCCCTACTTATCTTGTTGATGGTCGGTGCCCTATCGGGAACTTGGTTGATCAGCGGCGTCATTCCTTCCATGATCTATTACGGACTACAAGTATTGAATCCCACAATATTTTTGGGGGCCTGTGTATTTATATGTGCCATAATTTCCATTGCCACCGGGAGCTCCTGGACGACTTCAGCCACGGTAGGCATTGCCTTGATTGGAATCGCCGAAGCTTTAGGCATCTCTTTAGGGATGACCGCGGGTGCCATTCTTTCAGGCGCCTATTTCGGGGATAAACTTTCTCCCTTGAGCGATACTACAAACCTAGCACCGGCAATGGCGGGAGGCGAATTGTTTTCGCACATTCGCTACATGACCATTACCACGGTGCCCACGATATTGGTAACCTTGACGGTTTTTATCATAATTGGCCTCACCATTGAAACGAACGGAACTACCGACACAGAAGCGATTTTAGCCTCTATCGATAGAAGTTTCAACATTACGCCTTGGCTATTTTTAGTGCCGGTGGTCGTCATCGGTCTTATTCTAAAGAAGACCCCTCCGCTTTTGGCCTTGCTGATCGGAACCTTACTCGGTGGCGTTTTCGCCCTAATTTTTCAACCAGGAATTGTTGCCACTATCGGAGGGAGCGATACCCTTACCTTTGAAAGCGCTTACAAAGGCATACTAAATGCGATTACCGTAAAATCAAATGTCGCCTCTGACAGCGAGGCACTGGCCGATTTGTTTTCATCCAAAGGGATGAGCGGTATGCTAGGGACCATTTGGCTTATTGTCTGTGCCATGGTTTTTGGGGGTATCATGGATGGTATCGGTGCGCTTTCCAGAATTACGAAATCATTACTCTCCATGGCCAAAAGCACCTTTGGCCTATTCGCGAGTACCGTGGGCAGTTGTTTAGCTTTGAACGTTACTGCTTCAGATCAATATCTGGCCATAGTTGTGCCGGGTAAAATGTTTTCCAAAGCCTACGCAGACAGAGGTTTAGCCCCCGAAAATTTAAGTAGGACTTTAGAGGATTCCGGAACGGTAACCTCTGTACTTATCCCATGGAATACCTGTGGCGCATATCACAGTGGTGTGCTCGGGGTGAGTGTGACCGACTATTTCTTTTATGCGATCTTCAACTGGCTAAGTCCGTTTATGACCTTGCTTTTTGCGGCCCTGAATATCAAAATAAAGATGTTGACGGCGTCAAAATAA
- a CDS encoding diacylglycerol kinase: protein MAKESFIVNRLKSVGFALRGALLLVRTEASIKIQVFIALVMTAVGFYFDISNTEWILQIFAIGMVMGIEGLNTAIEKICDYVQPEFDSKIGFIKDVSAGAVMLVSIAATLIGLIIYLPKMF, encoded by the coding sequence ATGGCTAAGGAATCCTTCATAGTAAACAGACTAAAAAGTGTGGGCTTCGCATTGCGCGGAGCCTTGCTTTTGGTACGTACAGAGGCCAGCATTAAGATACAGGTATTCATAGCCCTTGTGATGACGGCCGTAGGCTTCTATTTCGACATATCGAACACGGAATGGATTCTTCAAATTTTCGCCATCGGTATGGTCATGGGCATTGAAGGTCTGAATACGGCCATAGAAAAAATCTGTGATTACGTACAACCTGAATTCGATTCCAAAATAGGATTTATAAAAGACGTATCAGCCGGTGCCGTGATGCTTGTATCGATTGCCGCGACGCTGATCGGGTTGATCATCTATCTTCCAAAGATGTTTTGA
- a CDS encoding FtsK/SpoIIIE family DNA translocase — MAKKVRKKRAKPTKKPSSFKISKQNKIILGSLLMLFSIALFFSFVSFYFTWQDDQSLLTEFKVRNEAAQNLLNKFGAAVSHFFMYKGFGVASLVIPGLLFMSGLYRFLSMPAKGLVKKYIWGLLFMIWISVALGFFAAERPLLGGLVGYEINDFLQDYAGKLGVFLLLLFGLIFILVRFFQFSPDGIFEFLKKKVAAFDSKPKKVNSSGTTSDEDSSFEVQLEEDTPVVIDTYTHKNDIPPIEKEPASEGVLEITEPTVDEESIEDLKIEVEKIVEEKEEKDNIADKLVDDFGEFDPTLELGNYKFPHIDLLDQHGATGGITINQEELEENKNKIVNTLKNYKIGIAQIKATIGPTVTLYEIVPEAGVRISKIKNLEDDIALSLAALGIRIIAPIPGKGTIGIEVPNKNATIVSMRSVIASTKFQKAEMQLPIAFGKTISNETFVVDLAKMPHLLMAGATGQGKSVGLNAVLTSLLYKKHPAEVKFILVDPKKVELTLYNKIERHFLAKLPGVEEAIITDNTKVIHTLNSLCIEMDNRYELLKLAMVRNIKEYNHKFKKRKLNPHDGHRFLPYIILVIDEFADLIMTAGKEVETPVARLAQLARAIGIHLIIATQRPSVNVITGIIKANFPARIAFRVASKIDSRTILDAQGADQLIGRGDMLYTQGNDVTRIQCAFVDTPEVDKITEFIGSQRAYPEAYELPEYVGEDSGTSIDYNISERDAKFREAAEVIVTAQQGSASLIQRKLKLGYNRAGRIVDQLEAAGIVGPFEGSKARQVLVPDLTSLDLLLQNEKG, encoded by the coding sequence ATGGCAAAGAAGGTTAGAAAGAAACGGGCGAAACCTACTAAAAAACCCAGTTCCTTTAAAATATCCAAACAAAATAAAATCATACTGGGAAGCCTTTTGATGCTTTTCAGCATTGCCCTATTCTTCTCATTTGTCTCCTTTTATTTTACATGGCAAGACGACCAGAGCCTGCTCACCGAATTCAAGGTGCGAAATGAAGCCGCACAAAATCTGTTAAACAAGTTCGGGGCCGCGGTAAGCCATTTCTTTATGTATAAGGGTTTTGGCGTTGCATCCCTTGTGATACCGGGCTTACTTTTTATGAGTGGACTTTATCGTTTTCTGAGTATGCCGGCCAAAGGTTTGGTCAAAAAATACATTTGGGGACTTTTATTCATGATTTGGATTTCCGTGGCACTTGGCTTTTTTGCCGCGGAAAGACCGCTTTTGGGAGGTCTCGTAGGTTACGAAATCAATGACTTCCTACAGGACTATGCCGGTAAACTTGGTGTTTTTCTGCTGCTTCTGTTCGGTTTGATTTTTATTTTGGTTCGTTTTTTCCAATTTAGCCCGGACGGGATTTTTGAATTTCTGAAAAAAAAGGTGGCGGCGTTCGATTCCAAGCCAAAAAAAGTGAATTCCTCCGGTACGACTAGTGATGAGGATAGTTCCTTCGAAGTACAGCTAGAGGAAGACACACCCGTAGTTATCGACACCTATACCCATAAAAACGACATCCCTCCTATTGAAAAAGAACCTGCTTCCGAAGGGGTTTTGGAAATTACGGAACCCACAGTCGACGAAGAATCCATTGAAGACCTTAAAATAGAAGTAGAGAAAATAGTTGAGGAAAAAGAGGAGAAAGATAACATTGCCGATAAACTTGTTGATGATTTCGGGGAGTTCGACCCTACCTTGGAGCTCGGTAATTACAAATTCCCACATATTGATTTGTTGGACCAACATGGTGCCACTGGCGGAATCACGATCAATCAAGAAGAACTGGAAGAAAATAAAAATAAAATCGTCAACACGCTCAAGAACTACAAAATCGGGATAGCCCAAATCAAGGCCACCATTGGTCCTACGGTAACCCTATATGAAATCGTTCCCGAAGCAGGAGTGCGCATTTCAAAAATCAAGAATCTTGAGGATGATATCGCCCTTTCCTTAGCTGCACTGGGGATTCGTATCATTGCCCCCATTCCCGGTAAGGGTACCATCGGGATTGAAGTCCCCAATAAAAATGCCACTATAGTGTCGATGCGGTCGGTAATCGCTTCCACTAAATTTCAAAAGGCCGAAATGCAGTTGCCGATCGCCTTTGGCAAAACCATAAGCAATGAGACGTTCGTAGTCGATTTGGCCAAAATGCCTCACCTTTTAATGGCAGGTGCTACCGGTCAAGGAAAATCCGTGGGATTGAACGCGGTCTTAACCTCCCTATTGTACAAAAAGCATCCCGCGGAGGTGAAATTTATTTTGGTAGACCCCAAAAAGGTAGAACTGACCCTCTACAATAAGATAGAACGCCATTTTCTGGCCAAACTACCAGGTGTTGAAGAGGCGATTATTACCGATAATACCAAGGTCATCCATACCTTGAATTCGCTCTGTATTGAAATGGATAATCGCTATGAACTGCTTAAACTGGCCATGGTACGAAACATTAAGGAATACAACCATAAGTTCAAGAAACGAAAATTGAATCCGCATGATGGGCATCGGTTTCTACCCTACATCATCTTGGTCATTGACGAGTTCGCCGATTTGATCATGACGGCCGGAAAGGAAGTCGAAACTCCTGTGGCCCGTTTGGCGCAATTGGCCAGGGCCATCGGTATACATTTAATTATTGCGACGCAGCGACCCTCGGTGAATGTAATTACAGGAATCATCAAAGCGAACTTCCCGGCAAGAATCGCCTTTAGAGTAGCTTCCAAAATAGATTCCAGAACTATTTTAGACGCCCAAGGTGCTGATCAGTTGATCGGACGCGGGGATATGCTCTACACCCAAGGTAATGACGTTACCCGTATTCAATGTGCCTTTGTAGATACGCCTGAAGTGGATAAGATCACTGAGTTCATCGGTTCTCAGCGTGCCTACCCGGAGGCATACGAGTTACCGGAGTATGTCGGGGAGGATTCTGGCACAAGTATTGATTACAACATATCGGAACGGGATGCGAAGTTCAGGGAAGCGGCAGAAGTTATTGTAACCGCCCAGCAAGGTTCTGCCTCACTGATCCAACGAAAATTAAAATTGGGCTACAACCGTGCAGGCAGAATCGTAGATCAACTCGAAGCCGCGGGTATCGTAGGTCCCTTTGAAGGTAGTAAGGCAAGGCAGGTGCTTGTGCCTGATCTGACTTCTCTGGACTTATTGCTCCAAAACGAAAAAGGATAG
- a CDS encoding LolA family protein has product MKRILLLTLVFASTWTTFAQNDPKAEALLDEVYAKVKGYDNIYVDFKYVLSNAEAGINQETRGEVTMQGDKYLGDLFGAKQLYDGTKVYTIVPENEEVTIEDKTTDDNEMSPSSLLTFYRQGHTYQMDITQNVQGRKIQYVKLTPMDTDSEVKSRLLGIDAETKHIYKLIETGKNGTTTTITVNSFKTNQALSGSLFTFDAKKYEDDGYYIIRN; this is encoded by the coding sequence ATGAAGAGAATTTTACTTTTGACTTTGGTGTTTGCAAGTACATGGACCACTTTTGCCCAGAACGATCCCAAGGCCGAGGCTTTATTGGACGAAGTCTACGCTAAAGTCAAGGGATATGATAACATTTACGTAGACTTTAAATACGTGCTCAGCAATGCCGAGGCCGGTATCAATCAAGAGACACGCGGAGAGGTCACTATGCAGGGAGATAAGTACCTAGGCGATCTCTTCGGGGCCAAACAATTATACGACGGCACCAAAGTCTACACCATTGTTCCTGAAAACGAGGAGGTGACCATTGAGGATAAAACTACAGACGATAATGAAATGTCACCCTCTAGCCTACTTACGTTCTACAGGCAAGGGCATACCTATCAAATGGACATTACGCAAAATGTTCAGGGCCGAAAAATACAATATGTGAAATTAACCCCGATGGATACCGATTCGGAAGTAAAATCCAGATTGCTGGGTATCGATGCGGAAACCAAGCACATTTACAAACTGATCGAAACCGGTAAAAACGGCACTACCACTACGATTACTGTTAATTCTTTTAAAACAAATCAAGCTTTGTCCGGAAGCTTATTTACTTTTGATGCGAAGAAGTACGAAGACGATGGGTACTATATCATACGAAACTAA
- the tpx gene encoding thiol peroxidase, translating into MATVTLHGDSIHTIGELPATGKSAPDFKLTKSDLSSATLADYKGKKIVLNIFPSIDTGTCAKSVRQFNKKASELDNTTVLCISKDLPFAQARFCGAEGIENVEMLSDFRDGNFGKAYGLAFSDGPLMPLHSRAVVVLNGEGEVTYTEQVPEIVDEPNYEAALAALSNG; encoded by the coding sequence ATGGCAACAGTAACACTACACGGAGATTCTATACATACCATAGGCGAACTTCCTGCAACTGGAAAAAGCGCTCCAGATTTCAAGCTCACCAAGAGTGATTTGTCTAGCGCTACCCTCGCCGATTATAAAGGCAAAAAAATCGTATTGAACATTTTCCCGAGTATCGATACCGGTACCTGCGCGAAATCCGTTCGGCAATTCAATAAAAAAGCCTCCGAGTTGGATAATACAACGGTACTTTGCATCTCCAAGGATCTCCCTTTCGCACAAGCCCGTTTTTGTGGTGCTGAAGGCATCGAAAACGTCGAAATGCTATCGGATTTCAGGGATGGTAATTTTGGAAAGGCCTATGGACTTGCATTTAGTGATGGTCCTTTAATGCCGCTCCATTCCAGAGCGGTCGTTGTATTAAACGGGGAAGGTGAGGTTACCTACACCGAACAGGTGCCTGAAATCGTTGACGAACCCAATTACGAAGCAGCCTTGGCGGCTTTATCGAATGGCTAA